DNA from Pomacea canaliculata isolate SZHN2017 linkage group LG9, ASM307304v1, whole genome shotgun sequence:
AACCCCTTTTCCATCCacataaagctttttttttttgtcatcagcactgttgtttatccttttgTCGTTCATATGTAGTTAGCTTGTTTTTTTGTCCCTTGTATGTTGCCCatatcttcttgttcttaagtgttaagaacatgctccttaggagtgtcagtatgtgctacataaattttgcatttattattaaagtgaGAGAGCGAGGGGACCAGTATCTCATAATGATTCACGCTTGCAATAGGCAAACATCATACTGATGGGAAGTCCAGGCAGTGGAAAGACTACAACAGGAAGAATTCTGGCACAGCAGATGGGGCTGCCTTACATAGATGTGGATGATGACCATCTGGAGCCTTACTGGGGGAAGTCTGTTTCAGAAAAGGTGTTTGTCATATCTATAGCTGGACTTCTTCAGTTTACAGTTAGAGTGGAGTTTTATTGTGACATTGGGTGTAGTGATAGTTATGAGTTTGTACATGGATATATTAGCTacaaagaaatgagaaataCTTTGCAATGCTTTTATAGTTATTTACAGTTTCAATATAATTTCTTATGTTGAAATCAGAGATAAAAGTATATAGATTTATTGCATGtgtattactttctttttaagtttactatgtgtaaaataattatcCAGTTTCATACCGGGTGTTTCTGTGATATGATCTTTTAAAGTTGAAAGAAGTTGGAGATGAGCGGTTTGTAGAAGAAGAAGGCAGAGCACTGATGACATTAGAAGCAGAAGGTTGTATCATCTCAACTACTGGATCAAACCCACTTCATCCAAAGTCCATGTCAAAATTAGCACAATCTGGGCTGGTTGTGTTTCTGGATATGTCTAAAGACTCCATCTTGAAACGTCTCAACATGATGAAGGTTAACCGTATTGTGGGGCAGAAGTCTGGAGCCAGTATGTCTGACATACTTGAATACCGTCAAGATTTTTATGAGCGCTGGTATGACCTGCGTATTATTTGTGAGGATGGAGAGACACAAGAAAGTGTTGCTCAaaaggtttgtgtttttttgaaCATGTTACTACAGATTTGTCCAAGCTGTTTTTCAttacagaaattttattttaggttttaaaaaCCTCACGCAGCAGTAAATAATGagcaattattttaaagttgtaACTGATGCCCTTTAACACCTTTGCAAAACTGCAAACCAAAAATATTaagtaaacacattttataaagtttatctataaaaaaattatcaagaaATGAAAACCGTTCAAAATTTCAAgtcaaataaactaaaactttatttttctgcagaTTGTTAAGGCAGTCAatgacttcagcaatgaagaaGGTTTTGTTTCATCAAGAGGAGGCGCAGATGACATTCCCAGGGATTATGTTTCATTCCTTGATGCTGTCCTTAAAGGGCTTGCTCCAGATGGCGGTCTATACTTGAAGGCCAAGAATCGCCCTAAGTTCACCCTTGGAGAACTGAAAAGATTGGTTGATCATGATTTCAGAAGGCGGGCACTGAAGGTGCTGGAGAGATGGATTCATCCTCTTGATTTGTCACCTCAGGAGATTCAGAAGTGCCTGAACAAGAGCTTTAGTCATAGCACATTTTCATGTCCTGAGGTAGCTCCAGTGAAACGACTTATAGACAATCACTTTATCCTTGAACTTTTTCATGGACCAACTGCATCTTTCAAAGATGTGGCATTGCAGATCATGCCTCACTTCTTTGTGAAGGCCATGCAGTCCAGCAATGATGCTTCCAAGTAAGGAGCTGCTATTCTGTGTTGACTGGTGGAGAGAAACCTGGTTAGCAAATAATAGGATTTACACACTGGCCATGTTCAGATTGGCCAGGATTTAACACAAAGGTAGCATTACCAACCTGCTTGAACACAAAGATCATACAGCAAATGCAAAAGATCGCCACTATAAAGTCCGATAATACCATGGATGTCagaaaaaatttctcttttatctACAGATATCTGATTCTTGTGGCTACTTCAGGTGATACTGGTGGTGCAGTGCTTGATGGCTTTAGGAGACATTCAGGTAcatattgaaaaatgttttaagctcAGCCTTCCAACCAGTTTATGGGCTATCAGTGGTTCTGCTGCATCTTAAAAGTGTATAAATAGCTGATAAGTAGTCATTTAAAATACTCAAGTACAAGTGCCTAACCATtagaaacattcttttttaaacatgaacACCAAACTAAACAGTTATCATCTGTATTATAATCATTTTTGATGACACGCCTTTATGTAATTACTATTGCTACTAGAATGTTGGAGTTAGGAATTTTTGAAGCTGCCAAGCTGATTGCAAGGCCAGATCTCCAGGTGGAAATGCACAGTTAATGAGCTATTAAAGATATGCATATCAGTAAGCGGCAGTTTATGTTTGCTGTGCAGGAGATGCAAGAGTAGGGGTCATGGTTTTCTATCCCTGCCATGGCATCAGCCAAATTCAGCGCCATCAAATGACAACTATGGAGGGTCCCAATATAAAAGTCATTGGTGGGTCAGATTAAATTTATGCTTATAAGGTTTCTACTAACTGATGATTTCTGCTTAggatagttttaaaaatgtacatgcatttgtataagaaataatttaaagttcAGTGATATGTTCGTCTATTATTGAAGATGTTCTGTACTTGGATCCCTAAATTTTGTGCAATTGgtagttttgatttttgtgttattcCTGTTTGATAGGAAGTCATCCAACattgatgaatattttttatattattttaaggAGTGGATTCAGACTTTGACTTTTGTCAATCCACTATTAAACAAATCTTTGGAGATTTAGATTTGGCAGAGTGGATGAAAAATGAACTGGATTGCAGGCTGAGGTGAGTAAATTGTTTTAACAGCCAGAACTTCTAACACCATAGGTACTATGCTTATTATATATAGACATCATTAATAAAAGGATCATATTTCTTAATGTGGTGTGTGGATGTGATAACAGATGCTTTTTCCCATATTTATCAATATGACTTCacaataaattaatttcttaactgactcatttgatttttgttgtcagTGCTGCCAATTCTATCAACTGGGGGCGATTGCTACCACAAGTGGTATACCATGTGTCAGGTTATCTTGAAATGGTTCGGACTGGCCAGATCCCATTTGGCCAGGTGGTGGATTTGTGTGTGCCCACTGGCAATTTTGGCAACATCCTCAGTGCTTATTATGCCAAGGTTGAAATATGAGAGGAATTTTATTGAATTTGCTCTTCTGTAAtcaatttataaatttaaaaaaatcctaccAGCTACAAACAGTATTTTACAGATCTGATGCTGGTATTTTTCATACGACTCTTATCAATCACAGATGTTGGCAACTCAAGTAATATGTCTTAAGTTGTATGAACATCACATTTTTCACATACCAATGAAATCATCTATCACTTTTGCTATTACAATGTACAGATATTGAATGAAGAACATGCTCTATGCCTATTTTGAATAATTAATCATTCACTACAGTCAAAATGCTGCTCAATAGATCACATGACCTTCATGAAAACTGTAAAGGAAAGGATGATACAaagttttatctattttttttccaggaaatgGGCCTGCCAGTCAGACATCTAATTTGCGCCTCCAATACAAACCATGTACTAACAGACTTTATTAAGAATGGTGCATACGTTCTAACTGGAAGGTCGCTGTACCGCACAGCATCACCTTCCATAGATATCTTGCAGTCATCTAACTTAGAGCGGCTGATTTTTCACCTGTCTGGAGAGAACCCCAAGACTGTAAGACACTTCTACTCTACCTTGCAAAAAGAAGGTGTGGCACCTGCTCCCAAAGAAGtaagtaaactttttttaaattgaacaCACTGGTTCCAGCTATGGCCTATTGTCATGCAACTTTTGTCCTATGTTGATGTGTCTGTAGCCGTAATTGTATAAGAAATACAAGTGTGTTAACTGAGTTTTGAATaaagttgttattgtttaaCAAGGCTAAACATGCATGTTAAAAAAGTAGCATGTGGCATATACTGATGACTGTTTTTAATAATACCTGCTGATGATTAACAGGTGTGGGAGGGCATCCAGCAGCATTTTGTAGCTGGTTATGCAACGGAGGCTGATTGTAAGGAGAACATCATGCAGACATTCAAAGCCACTGGTGAGAGCAGGCATCATTTTATCTTCACTGATAAACGGAACTTTTCTAAAAAATGTCTTCCTTGTCAAGATTTTATCTTAAAAGCAAGTTTTCATCTTcctacaatattattttttcaaaagcattAACTTGTAGCAGTTTTTATAAAAAGGCAAAACATTTCTTGCAGACGATGTTTGCTTTCAATATGCAGGTTACATGATGGATCCACACACAGCTGTTGGCCGCTTTGTAGCTTGTACAGTTGGTGATCCCAACATGCCAACTGTGATATCTGGAACAGCTCACTATGCCAAATTTGTGGACAAGATTTTGCCTTTCTTCTATGGCAACCTGCAGGACTATAATAACATAAGTGTTGACAAGCTGTTCGAACAGGCACAGACCCTCACACGTCGTCCTACTATGCACCAGAAACTTGAAGCTATGGTAAACAAGCAGGTTGTTCACTATGACCAGGTACCTGCAGACTATGAGTCTATTACCAAAACTGTCGTAGATTTTGCAATGCAACTGTGAAAGGagtttattctttaaaatgggtaaaaattttataagtggggagagggagaagcggaatttttattatcattcagAAAGGAGAAGTgcttgatttcattttttttctatccactGGTACCTTCGGTTGTCATGGAGAGATAGAGGCCTTGGTGACAGTAAAGCCATGTGGCCAGAGTGTCTCTGCCACATTCTCGATCCAGCATATGGGGAGTTGTCCTTATGCTCTGATACCAAAGCATCTTCAGGTGGTCTTTAAGTGCTGGCAGCTAACTAGCACCCTGACTCTTTGCTGTTAGATGCACTGGTGGACTGGGATGGACCCCTATTGTCCCTaaagtttgtttcattttttttctttatcatgcCCCCTAGTCTTGTTAGCTGCCTGTTGCAGACATctcatgtttttctttcctgggCATTGATCAGTGTCCAAGTCTGGCACTGATAGGGTGGGTAAAAAGAATATGATGAGCTGTGTCTTTATCCATTGATTCTTTGTTCCCAGCATAGAGCAGTTCATTCAGCTTTACACCAAAGATATTAATATACAGAAATATACAACATATATATTGTTTGATTTATGTTTTTAAGCACCAATGCTTTTTCTAGTTATCAGTAACTGACTATGGTACTGattttctgtctctcacacacaaatatcactTGCTTTAGAATACAATGGTTATGAGCGACTTGTTTTCATGTGGATTGTCCGTAGCCGGTGAAAGATTTTGTTCATGAATTACAGATGCACTTGGTTGTCACTGTGAATTTAGACTTATTAGACTGCCAgtacatttgttacatttattttgaaaagtttttaagaGCAAAACTGCTAAATTAATGTATCTTATACTGTGATATTTTTGCAAGGCCagatgcattttttaaaaaccataaTGCTCCAATATTAtccataaaattgtaatgctgTTCAGTCACTGTGTAATAGTCATCTTTATGGCTTCCTTGTGACCAATTAGTTTAAAGttattgtttgctttgtatattttaaagtaCTTAAAAGATATGAAACTTCCACTTTTCATATACTTTGACTCtgcaaagcaagaaaaatgtatatcaatttatacatatattattaacAAAGTTAGTTAAAGTGAACAGAATTATTATATAtctaaaaaatacattaaaataaatgtgtttttgatTATTTAGAGAAACATCAAATGCACCTAGTGTTTGctcactttcttttaaaaaaaaatgtcctaaacagatttttatatatattggtTAACTGAACCTGGCTTGCCAAATGTATGAAGAAAAAAGGCTTGCATGTATTGAAGATGTCTTGTGCCAGTTTCTTTACAAACTATTTGGTTTTTGAGGGGATACCAAGACAGTTTGGGTAAGAGTTGGTCTGTCATATTCCCATAAAACTGGTCTGTCACATTTTCTCTTCTTAGTTTTACATGGTGTGCATGCAAGGAAACTAAATGTAGTGTATAGCTATTGCCCTACATTGCTGAAAAATTGATTACAGAGATTAAGTTGAACTAATTTTTGCATGCTTCTTTTAAAACTCAAGAATCTATAGGACATGATTTGTGTCTTCAGCTAAGCAAAGCATACATATGGACCTAAGGCTTGACCTGGATCGATTTAAAGGCTTTTTCAACTTTTATAATAGTGCTTAAGATTTGCACGGGAGATCATAGATCTAATTATGCATCAGTGACAGTTTGGAAATGCAAGATATTAGCCCCTAACTGCTTTTAACATGGTTGATTAATCAACTGGTGCATCATGTCTACACTAAATTGTGTATTTTCCAAGACTTGCTACATAGGAGCAGTTGAGTGGACCAGGGGAGAGCATAAAAGTATCAGCAAAGGTTTGAGATTTgctaaaaaaacagaaatgacagTTTTGTTCTTCATGACTTTAGGCCAGAGGAGGCAACTGCAAGTTTAACATTACTGTTACCTGCACTATGATAATTCTTTCTGTCATTTAGAAAGTCACTTTCCATTTGATGCATGATCCACATCTACCAATTGCCTGCTAAGActtctgttttaatattctTAGAAATATTACATTTTCCTTGCCTGTCACTCCTTTtgctcacacacaaaataattccaGACCATAGAATTAAACTTGTTAGAAGATCCAGTATATCAAAGTCCATCATAAAATTTCCCATAACAAATGTACAGTGGATGAATCAAAATTCTCTTCCAATTCAAGTGAGATGTGAATTAGAAATCATCAGATAGCTGGGACAGAATGTCGTCATTCAGGTCTGCAACCAAGAGGACAAAAGTTataagaaaatttataaaaattgctATACAATGGTaattaaaaaacttatttaGCAAAGTTTATGtgataaatttaaaagacacaaaTATTCTGATACTAAAGATCATGTAGGACACGGTGACTGCTCAGTTAGGCATATTAACAATGCATACAAAACCTACTGCACTGAAAAGCAGAATGTCGGTTTATTCCACAAAATCTGTAATTGTATTACATTTCTTGGTAGCTTCATAGTTATACTTACCATCAAACCATACACTTTCTGATACATCTGCTGACTGTTGATTGAAAGAAAGCTGCCCCGTTGAAGATTCACCCTGTAAATCTGATGCACCAGAACTGACTTTTAAAGTGTTAGGACAAGCTATTTCCATTTCTCTAATTGGAGAAAAACCACTTGACTGGCAACTTTTCACCAAACATCCAGAGACCTCATTGTCTCTGTTATTCCAGACTTTTGGGACAAATGCTGAGGTGCTGGGTGATGGGTCAGCAATTCCAGCCTTGCAGTTTGCCAAGACTTTGGAATTTGGGGTCTTTATCTGAACTGCATTTATGCCGGTTGAAAGATGAGTGTCTGTCCTTTGCCTTTTCATTAGCATGCTGAAGTACATTGCCAGGTTTGCTTGTTGCACCAGTCTGCTGTCCTAGGGAATGCTGGCTTGGACTAGGTGTGGCTGGACAATCACTAGAAACAGTTCCACTTGAGGGAAATATTTTACCACAGTTTCTTGAATGTAAACCTACTCGAGGAAGAGGAATGTGCAGGCTGAGCTACTGTGTTTTGAGAGTTTCTGACAAATTGATACTGAGGTGTCAATGGTGTCCCCTGGGACATGTTATGCTGCACAGGGGGCAAGCGCTGTACCCTACATTCAGTCATTGTGTTGGGAGGTTGCTGATTTCCTCTGACACTCCCAGGGGTGAAAGGAGCTTGGGGAAGTGTACCCTCTCCCATTCTCTGACGCATGCTGACCAGAGTGTTCTCCATTCTTTTGTTGCCTTCCTCGATGAGCTCCACATCTGCTGTGTGGATGTATGTCTTCAGAGTTTGTTGAGCTGTCTGGCCAGATGCGGAAGACTGTAGAAGCGATCCAGGCAGAATGACTTGTCCTGTACAGCCTTGAGATGGATAGATAGCCACAATATTGGCACTAGTGATGTTGAGATAATGTGTCCTGCTTGATGGACTGATGACACTCACCTGCccacaaaataacattttctacaattattgtttttttttatcattattaattatatacaATTATGAATGGTACActtaaaaagaccaaaaaagcAATGGATCTTGGAAGTA
Protein-coding regions in this window:
- the LOC112571478 gene encoding uncharacterized protein LOC112571478, which gives rise to MLHRAKCRQLPKGKVPLMLGIIDSIDFTGIDAGVVVRDQTGQMQGTLHRDVLRDFGAELQAGAAIVLRQVSVISPSSRTHYLNITSANIVAIYPSQGCTGQVILPGSLLQSSASGQTAQQTLKTYIHTADVELIEEGNKRMENTLVSMRQRMGEGTLPQAPFTPGSVRGNQQPPNTMTECRVQRLPPVQHNMSQGTPLTPQYQFVRNSQNTVAQPAHSSSSSRFTFKKLW
- the LOC112571476 gene encoding threonine synthase-like 1, which produces MFVRLVAYSTRQLPLLNWSSSLGNVAKRHIGDNARLGITTKPHKTWKDWRALGPKANIILMGSPGSGKTTTGRILAQQMGLPYIDVDDDHLEPYWGKSVSEKLKEVGDERFVEEEGRALMTLEAEGCIISTTGSNPLHPKSMSKLAQSGLVVFLDMSKDSILKRLNMMKVNRIVGQKSGASMSDILEYRQDFYERWYDLRIICEDGETQESVAQKIVKAVNDFSNEEGFVSSRGGADDIPRDYVSFLDAVLKGLAPDGGLYLKAKNRPKFTLGELKRLVDHDFRRRALKVLERWIHPLDLSPQEIQKCLNKSFSHSTFSCPEVAPVKRLIDNHFILELFHGPTASFKDVALQIMPHFFVKAMQSSNDASKYLILVATSGDTGGAVLDGFRRHSGDARVGVMVFYPCHGISQIQRHQMTTMEGPNIKVIGVDSDFDFCQSTIKQIFGDLDLAEWMKNELDCRLSAANSINWGRLLPQVVYHVSGYLEMVRTGQIPFGQVVDLCVPTGNFGNILSAYYAKEMGLPVRHLICASNTNHVLTDFIKNGAYVLTGRSLYRTASPSIDILQSSNLERLIFHLSGENPKTVRHFYSTLQKEGVAPAPKEVWEGIQQHFVAGYATEADCKENIMQTFKATGYMMDPHTAVGRFVACTVGDPNMPTVISGTAHYAKFVDKILPFFYGNLQDYNNISVDKLFEQAQTLTRRPTMHQKLEAMVNKQVVHYDQVPADYESITKTVVDFAMQL